A genomic region of Pseudopipra pipra isolate bDixPip1 chromosome W, bDixPip1.hap1, whole genome shotgun sequence contains the following coding sequences:
- the LOC135405340 gene encoding zinc finger protein 239-like — MAPAAGQPRWRRRPAGAGVGGMSLAFPVGRRQIPSLSFLLPAPGPELRTESPEDKSPRETLVGEAVLKGSPAQEGSGEGKGRRSPRRRGSKAIPGCSEEERASLCQEGGRSLRGSSELVVPDQPPSREKPFRCLECGKSFRRSTTLLTHQHIHTGERPYTCGECGKSFRQSSKLIQHQRIHSGEWPYTCRECGKGFSDRFTQRIHQRIHSGERPYTCGECGKSFNWNSNLLTHQRIHTGERPYTCGECGKSFRHSSTLHSHQHIHTEERPYTCWECGKSFNYSSNLLTHQRIHTGERPYTCGECGKRFQTSSHLLRHERTHTDERPFRCTDCGKGFKQNSTLLTHRHIHSGERPYKCGECGKSFIRNSKLTKHQRTHQ, encoded by the coding sequence atggccccggctgcaggacaaccccgctggcgccgccgtcctgccggggccggagttggggggatgtccttggccttccctgtgggccggaggcaaatcccctccctgtccttcttgcttcctgccccaggccccgagctgaggacggagagcccggaggacaaatccccccgtgagaccctggtgggagaggccgttttgaagggctccccggcgcaggaaggcagcggggagggaaagggccggagatccccccgcaggaggggctccaaagccatcccagggtgctctgaggaggaaagagccagcctgtgccaggaaggcggccggagcttgagggggagctctgagctggtggtccctgatcagcctcccagcagggaaaagcccttcaggtgcttggaatgtgggaagagctttaggaggAGCAccaccctcctcacccaccagcacatccacactggggaacgtccctacacatgtggggaatgtgggaagagcttcaggcaaaGCTCCAAGCTTATCCAACAtcagcgcatccacagtggggaatggccctacacatgtagggaatgtgggaagggcttcagtgACAGGTTCACTCAACGcatccaccagcgcatccacagtggggaacggccctacacgtgtggggaatgtggaaagagcttcaacTGGAActccaacctcctcacccaccagcgcatccacactggagaacgtccctacacgtgtggggaatgtgggaagagtttcagacACAGCTCCACCCTGcactcccaccagcacatccacactgaggaacggccctacacgtgttgggaatgtgggaagagcttcaactacagctccaacctcctcacccaccagcgcataCATACTGGGGagcggccctacacgtgtggggaatgtgggaagaggtttcagaccagctctcatctcctcagacatgagcggacgcacacagatgagaggcccttccgctgcaccgactgcgggaagggcttcaagcagaactccaccctcctcacccaccggcacatccacagcggggagaggccctacaagtgtggggagtgtgggaagagcttcatccGAAACTCTAagttgaccaaacaccaacggacccaccagtaa